TGACCTTGCCAGAGGTTGACCAAAAGTTACAAGCTATTATGGTTTCAATCCATAATACAGCTTATGAAACTGCAGCCAAGTATGGTTGCCCTGGTAATTACGTGGTAGGGTCAAACATTGCTGGTTTTTTAAAAATTGCTAAAGCAATGACAGAACAGGGTGTTGTTTAATAATCAACTGTTTTTCTAGTTAGCATATTGCAAGTTTTAAACAAAGGCTCTATTCAGTAATAGAGCCTTTGTTTTTGTCTACCTGAGAGATTTCTTTCTTTTGTATTTTTCTAGTATTTTTTCTATATAATATTATTTTGTTTATTTATTGCATATTGTGGGCATGGTTGGGATATAGAATGCCAACAGTACAACTATTGTAATAATCAAAAAGTAGTCACTAGGGGCTTCTTGTGAAATTTTTTTATAAGAAAAGAGCGATTGTATGAAGAAAAAATTAGTCTCAATGGATACTACCAGAAGTCTTACTTTACAGAACGGATTAACATTTTCAACAAGTTTTTCAGCACAACTCATTGCTAAATTAAACGCTAGAATGAGTGGAAAAACCATCGTTTTTATTGGTGGTCCTGCAGCAGGAAAAGGAACGAAGATAGAAGCGCTAAATGAGATAGGATTGAACTTTCAAAAACTATCAACTGGAGATGCACTCAGGGCTGCAGTTAAAGCAGAAACTGCTGATGGTCTTAAAGCTTATTCCTATATGAAAAAAGGCGAAAATGTTCCTGATGATATTGTAAACAGCATAGTTGTAGATTTTTTAAAGGCTAATAACCAAGATGCTGTTTTTTTAGACGGTTATCCACGAAAAGTTGAGCAAGCAAATTTCTTGATAAACAAAAAAGGAACTATTTTTGTGATAGATATTAGCGTGAGTAAGGAGACAGCTCTTGCGCAGGCAAAGAAGCGTAGGCAGGAATTTCTTGACGCTGGTAAACAAGCAAGGGTAGACGATGAAGAAGCAACGGTTATCAAAAGGTATGAAGATTATGAGTTCTTTAAAAATGATTTAATAAGGTTTATGAGTATAAATGGTTGGGAGGATAATGTGCAAGTTTGTGAGTCAAACCATAGAAATCTTTCAATCGCGGTAGATACGATTGTATCAATTATTGTATCTTGGTTTATGTTTAGTGGTGCTGATTTGCAATAAGATTCGGATAAAGGTTAAAGACAATAAAATTTTGGGAATAAAGAAGATATTAAACGATAAGTTTATATACAGAAAATTACTATGGGGTAAGACAAGAATTGAAGAATAAAATAGTAGCTGATAAAAAAATAATTGTATTATCAAGAGCACCCACAATATTAGTTGTTGATGATAACAAAATTTTTGCTGATTTGACTGCAAGACAGGTAGAGATCATGGGATATAATGTTGTGAAAGCAGTTTATAGTTCTGCTGAGGCTTTGGCTTATTTGCTAGCAGCAAACGTAGAAGCGATTCCAGATGTAATAATTGCTGATTTTCATATGCCCGGAATGGATGGTTTAGGTTTTCTAAATGAGGTTTCCAAACATTCTAAATTTCGTGGTATTCCTTCAATAGTAATGAGCGGTGATGTTGGTAATTTAAGTGCAGTTTTGTCCAATGATTACGCAAGTGGGTTTTTACTCAAGCCATTTACTGTCGAGCATTTATTGGAAGAGATGTTTTATGTTTTACCACATCAGCTGCCAGAGACAGTTAAGAATAGATTTGTAGATTTGCAGTCTTTAGAGCGTTCTTTTAGTGCTTCAAATGATAGTATGTTTGCTCAAGAATTTAAAAGCGTAGAAGGATTGGTAAGGCACGTTGTTAATAATAGCGTTGCCACTATTGGTATTGTTGAAGTTATTGATACTTGGGATAAGTGCGAGTCTCAAGTGTTTTTGAAAAGCCTAGTTGTAGCTGGTAACAATTTAAAAAAAGTTCGTGAGAGACTAATTCAAGCAAAAGAAGGGAGTATACTTCCTGATAGAAAAGGAGAGTTTCTTGGAGCTGTTAACATTATTCTAAATAAACTAGAAAACGTTAGAGAATTATTAAAACAAAGCAATCGGTCAAATAATTATTTAGGCGTAGATTTTGTTTCAAAAAATCTTTATAAAAATCTATTAGATATCTGTCGTAAAGTTTTTATTGATGTAGGGGGCGGAGATAAACAGCCATAAAAAAGCCCTGTCACTTCGACTTCGCTCAGTGCAAGCGACAGGGCTTTTTTTAATTCAATAGATAATAAATATTAAATTTTTGAAGCTTTAACAGCTAGTTCAACTACTCTGTTTGAATAACCCCATTCATTATCATACCAAGCAACAATTTTTGCAGTTTTGCCCATAGACATAGTTGCACTTGCATCAAAAATGGAAGAGGATGGGTTATGAATAATATCAACTGAAACTATTGGGTCTTCAGTGTATTCTAGTATTCCTTTCATCGGTCCATTCGCAGCTTTTTTGATAGCAGCATTGATGTCTTCTTTTGTGGCTTCTTTTTTTAGGTTAACAGTTAAGTCAACGACTGAACCAGTTGGGACAGGGACTCTCATGGCGTAACCATCTAGTTTTCCTTTTAGTTCAGGAATAATTTTTCCTACAGCCTTAGCAGCGCCAGTTGTTGTAGGGATAATAGATACAGCAGCAGAACGAGCTCTTCTTAGGTCGCTGTGTGGAGCATCTAATATTTGTTGGTCATTTGTATAAGCATGGATTGTTACCATCATGCCGTTTTCAATACCGAAAGTATCATTCAATACTTTTGCTACTGGAGCAAGACAGTTTGTTGTACAAGAAGCATTAGAGATGCAAAGGTCACTTGCCTTTAGAGCAGCATCGTTTACACCTAAAACAATCATGTTATCAATATCATCTTTTGATGGAACAGTTAAGATTACTTTCTTTGCTGGGAACTTAGCGTTCTTTAGGTGATCTCCGTATCCACCTTTTTCACTTTCTTTTTTTGTGAAAACGCCTGTTGATTCTACTACTACGTCAACAGCTGAACCCCAATCGATATCTTTTGGGTTTCTTGATGCGTCTACTTTAATTTTCTTGCCGTTAACGATGATGTTTGTTTCATCATAGTCTACAGTTCCAGAAAATTTTCCTTGAGTGGAATCATATTTTAATAGGTGCGCTAGTGTTTTTGTGTTAGTAAGGTCGTTGATTGCAACAACTTCTATTTCTTTGTTTTCTAAAGCGATTTTGAAAACGTTTCTACCGATTCTTCCAAAACCATTGATTGCTAATTTTACTGTCATTTTTTACCTCCGTTAGTTAATTTTAAGTATTCGACCCTTTTGATTTAATGAAATATATCATGTTTCTAATAATCAGGTCAAATAAATTAGAGGTAAAGTGGTTTTTATGAGTGACACATAATCAATTTCTCAATTATACTAAAAGCATGAATATTTTTATTGAAAAAATAAATTCAAAGAATTTAATAATAACAGGTCAAGATTTTGATCACTTAAAAGTAAGACGTCAGAAGCAAGGGCAGTTTTTTAAAATTGTAGAAACCCAAGGCGATAGTTATTGTGAGGCGGAGCTGGTTAATTTTGGAAAAAAAGAAGCTGAGTTTAAGGTTAAGCAAATTTTTAAAAAGAAAACTAAGAAAACGCAGATAGTTCTTTATCAAGCAATAATTAAGAAAAGTAATATGGAGCTCATTGTCCAGAAAGCAACAGAATTAGGAGTGGATAGAATTATTCCTGTTGTAACTGAAAGAGTCTCTGAGCAAGGAACCTTGAACATGACACGACTTGCTGTGATTGCAAGAGAATCGGCTATGCAGAGCGAACGACTTGACATTCCAGAAGTTTTAGAACCAATAAATTTTTTGGATGCGGTGAAGGCAGATAATTTTTTTTGTTTAGGCGAAAGGACAACAGGCAAAAACATTAAAGATCTAATGTTAATGTTGCCACCTTGTCCAAACATTGCTGTTTTTATTGGTCCGGAAGGTGGTTTTTCTGAAAAAGAATTTAGTGTTTTGCAAGCTAATTATGTGCCCATTGTTAGTTTTGGCGAAAGTATTATGAGGTCAGAAACTTCAGCAATAGCTGTGTTAAGTGTTATAAGATGTTTTTGTCTCG
This genomic stretch from Candidatus Margulisiibacteriota bacterium harbors:
- a CDS encoding nucleoside monophosphate kinase; this encodes MKKKLVSMDTTRSLTLQNGLTFSTSFSAQLIAKLNARMSGKTIVFIGGPAAGKGTKIEALNEIGLNFQKLSTGDALRAAVKAETADGLKAYSYMKKGENVPDDIVNSIVVDFLKANNQDAVFLDGYPRKVEQANFLINKKGTIFVIDISVSKETALAQAKKRRQEFLDAGKQARVDDEEATVIKRYEDYEFFKNDLIRFMSINGWEDNVQVCESNHRNLSIAVDTIVSIIVSWFMFSGADLQ
- a CDS encoding response regulator; the encoded protein is MKNKIVADKKIIVLSRAPTILVVDDNKIFADLTARQVEIMGYNVVKAVYSSAEALAYLLAANVEAIPDVIIADFHMPGMDGLGFLNEVSKHSKFRGIPSIVMSGDVGNLSAVLSNDYASGFLLKPFTVEHLLEEMFYVLPHQLPETVKNRFVDLQSLERSFSASNDSMFAQEFKSVEGLVRHVVNNSVATIGIVEVIDTWDKCESQVFLKSLVVAGNNLKKVRERLIQAKEGSILPDRKGEFLGAVNIILNKLENVRELLKQSNRSNNYLGVDFVSKNLYKNLLDICRKVFIDVGGGDKQP
- the gap gene encoding type I glyceraldehyde-3-phosphate dehydrogenase, translated to MTVKLAINGFGRIGRNVFKIALENKEIEVVAINDLTNTKTLAHLLKYDSTQGKFSGTVDYDETNIIVNGKKIKVDASRNPKDIDWGSAVDVVVESTGVFTKKESEKGGYGDHLKNAKFPAKKVILTVPSKDDIDNMIVLGVNDAALKASDLCISNASCTTNCLAPVAKVLNDTFGIENGMMVTIHAYTNDQQILDAPHSDLRRARSAAVSIIPTTTGAAKAVGKIIPELKGKLDGYAMRVPVPTGSVVDLTVNLKKEATKEDINAAIKKAANGPMKGILEYTEDPIVSVDIIHNPSSSIFDASATMSMGKTAKIVAWYDNEWGYSNRVVELAVKASKI
- a CDS encoding RsmE family RNA methyltransferase — translated: MNIFIEKINSKNLIITGQDFDHLKVRRQKQGQFFKIVETQGDSYCEAELVNFGKKEAEFKVKQIFKKKTKKTQIVLYQAIIKKSNMELIVQKATELGVDRIIPVVTERVSEQGTLNMTRLAVIARESAMQSERLDIPEVLEPINFLDAVKADNFFCLGERTTGKNIKDLMLMLPPCPNIAVFIGPEGGFSEKEFSVLQANYVPIVSFGESIMRSETSAIAVLSVIRCFCLAE